From one Halosimplex rubrum genomic stretch:
- a CDS encoding DUF7114 family protein codes for MEEAAAVRGAALEAVGDVEPDRLRERIRERLEDGSMAPGVLTVLSARAVAAGSADGPSVDIDAVADRGAGVQLIYEGLRLTRSLSRDPPWERDGALAGDREDERADGGPQGGSSPEGDRAERTDGVPTSDASGGSSGSDRAERTDGGPASDASGGSSGSDRAERTDGGDVAVTDGVTSGPTATVDADGGDMDILVADVMVARGFYLLARTEAAGEAVAVVRSFGGDQTRRRTSGDDRLDANLEADVFELAAVAGTTAAGGSVTESLRSHVGTLGRTDGRLPPAESLFSDGTPAALAERI; via the coding sequence ATGGAGGAAGCCGCGGCGGTCCGCGGGGCCGCGCTGGAGGCCGTGGGCGACGTCGAACCCGACCGCCTCCGCGAGCGGATCCGCGAACGCCTCGAAGACGGGTCGATGGCACCCGGTGTGCTGACGGTGTTGAGCGCCCGCGCAGTCGCCGCCGGGTCGGCGGACGGGCCGTCGGTCGACATCGACGCCGTCGCCGACCGCGGGGCCGGCGTCCAGCTCATCTACGAGGGACTGCGCCTCACCCGCTCGCTCTCCCGGGACCCGCCGTGGGAGCGCGACGGCGCCCTCGCCGGCGACCGCGAGGACGAGCGCGCCGACGGGGGCCCCCAGGGCGGGAGTTCGCCGGAGGGCGACCGTGCGGAGCGGACCGACGGCGTCCCCACGAGCGACGCGAGCGGGGGCTCGTCGGGGAGTGACCGTGCGGAGCGGACCGACGGCGGCCCCGCGAGCGACGCGAGCGGGGGCTCGTCGGGGAGCGACCGTGCGGAGCGGACCGACGGCGGCGACGTAGCGGTGACCGACGGCGTGACGTCGGGCCCGACCGCGACGGTCGACGCCGACGGCGGGGACATGGACATCCTCGTCGCCGACGTGATGGTCGCCCGCGGGTTCTACCTGCTCGCCCGCACCGAGGCCGCCGGCGAGGCCGTCGCCGTCGTCCGCTCGTTCGGCGGCGACCAGACCCGCCGGCGGACCTCCGGCGACGACCGCCTCGACGCCAACCTGGAGGCCGACGTGTTCGAACTCGCCGCCGTCGCGGGCACCACCGCGGCCGGCGGGTCGGTCACCGAGTCCCTGCGCAGCCACGTGGGGACGCTCGGTCGCACGGACGGGCGGCTGCCCCCCGCGGAGTCGCTGTTCTCCGACGGGACGCCGGCGGCGCTCGCCGAGCGGATCTGA
- a CDS encoding enoyl-CoA hydratase/isomerase family protein: MIETDSDGDVCVVTLDRPDHRNALTPAALDDLESAVDGADAPVVLLGGAGAAFCAGADLDAVADLGDREAAEAFARRGQRVAATLAESESVVVAGVDGAARGGGVELALACDVRVATPEATFAEPGAAIGLLGAWGGTVRLPEVVGLGEAMDIALSGRVLDAEEALRTGLVSRVVDDPRAVATEIAGNDPAALRTIKERLRDDGDRAEREGREAEAFADLHADYER, translated from the coding sequence GTGATCGAGACCGACTCCGACGGCGACGTGTGCGTCGTCACGCTCGACCGCCCCGACCACCGCAACGCGCTCACGCCGGCGGCCCTCGACGACCTCGAATCGGCCGTCGACGGCGCCGACGCACCCGTCGTCCTCCTCGGTGGCGCCGGAGCGGCCTTCTGCGCCGGCGCAGACCTCGACGCGGTCGCCGACCTGGGAGACCGCGAAGCGGCCGAAGCGTTCGCTCGCCGCGGCCAGCGCGTCGCGGCGACCCTCGCCGAGAGCGAGTCGGTCGTCGTCGCGGGGGTCGACGGCGCGGCCCGGGGCGGCGGCGTCGAGCTCGCGCTGGCCTGCGACGTGCGCGTCGCGACGCCCGAGGCGACCTTCGCCGAACCGGGCGCGGCCATCGGCCTGTTGGGCGCCTGGGGCGGGACCGTCCGTTTGCCCGAGGTCGTCGGCCTCGGCGAGGCGATGGATATCGCGCTGTCGGGGCGAGTCCTCGACGCAGAGGAGGCGCTCCGGACGGGACTCGTCTCCCGCGTCGTCGACGATCCGCGGGCGGTCGCCACGGAGATCGCCGGGAACGACCCGGCGGCGCTCCGGACGATCAAGGAACGCCTGCGCGACGACGGCGACCGCGCCGAGCGGGAGGGCCGCGAGGCCGAGGCGTTCGCCGACCTGCACGCCGACTACGAGCGGTAG
- a CDS encoding DUF3105 domain-containing protein has translation MPDCDYCGATFDGEDAYLDHLADEHEGELGSIDRRRVADREPDDGGVPLGPAILVGLLALAGGLVVYVTFLMSGSGGTAAASGLPDSGDQSVISQVQTEESNGLEHREQGTEIEYERVPPTSGTHWGGTWETAGFYSEQPPMESLVHSLEHGAVVVYYDPAELTPEAEESLRGWATNQSGNFRNFIAVPNPNENPESTYVLTAWTKRLTMDEYDDSTVRAFTAEYLGRGPENPVR, from the coding sequence ATGCCGGACTGCGACTACTGCGGGGCGACGTTCGACGGCGAGGACGCCTACCTCGACCACCTCGCCGACGAACACGAGGGGGAACTGGGTTCGATCGATAGACGGCGGGTCGCCGACCGGGAGCCCGACGACGGCGGCGTCCCGCTCGGCCCGGCGATCCTGGTCGGACTGCTCGCGCTCGCGGGCGGGCTCGTGGTCTACGTCACCTTCCTCATGAGCGGGTCGGGCGGGACCGCCGCGGCGAGCGGCCTGCCCGACAGCGGCGACCAGTCGGTCATCTCGCAGGTCCAGACCGAGGAGTCGAACGGCCTCGAACACCGCGAGCAGGGGACCGAGATCGAGTACGAACGCGTCCCGCCGACCAGCGGCACCCACTGGGGCGGCACGTGGGAGACGGCCGGCTTCTACAGCGAGCAGCCGCCGATGGAGTCGCTCGTCCACTCGCTCGAACACGGCGCCGTCGTCGTCTACTACGACCCGGCCGAGCTGACCCCCGAGGCCGAGGAGAGCCTCCGCGGCTGGGCGACCAACCAGAGCGGTAACTTCCGGAACTTCATCGCCGTCCCGAACCCCAACGAGAACCCCGAGTCGACGTACGTCCTCACCGCGTGGACCAAGCGGCTGACGATGGACGAGTACGACGACTCGACGGTCCGCGCGTTCACCGCCGAGTACCTCGGCCGCGGTCCCGAGAACCCGGTGCGATAA
- a CDS encoding NAD+ synthase: MATTEELVRATDPLDMSLSTEELDAHREHITDFIAAQYEAAGADRVVIGLSGGIDSTLTSHLVVEALGAETVHALVMPSEVNRESNMSDAERVASELLDVEYDVVEITPIADAFLDAYPAADEDRMATGNLYVRIRAVLNYLVANTEGGLVVGTGNRTEALVGYFTKYGDGAVDCHPIANLYKQQVRQLARHVGVPDDLAAKEASAGMWVDQTDEGELGMSYDTLDSILALHVDGPLSVSATADQVGVDAETVERVRGLYEGSEHKRAAPPGPEPLY; the protein is encoded by the coding sequence ATGGCTACGACCGAGGAACTCGTCCGGGCGACCGACCCGCTCGATATGTCCCTCTCGACCGAGGAACTGGACGCCCATCGCGAGCACATCACCGACTTCATCGCCGCGCAGTACGAGGCGGCGGGCGCCGACCGCGTGGTGATAGGGCTGTCGGGTGGGATCGACAGCACGCTCACCTCGCATCTGGTCGTCGAGGCGCTGGGCGCCGAGACCGTCCACGCGCTGGTGATGCCCAGCGAGGTCAACCGCGAGTCGAACATGAGCGACGCCGAGCGGGTCGCGAGTGAACTGCTAGATGTCGAGTACGACGTCGTGGAGATCACGCCCATCGCCGACGCGTTCCTCGACGCCTACCCCGCGGCCGACGAGGACCGGATGGCGACGGGGAACCTCTACGTGCGGATCCGCGCGGTGTTGAACTACCTCGTGGCCAACACCGAGGGCGGGCTGGTCGTGGGGACGGGCAACCGCACCGAGGCACTGGTGGGCTACTTCACGAAGTACGGCGACGGCGCGGTGGACTGTCACCCGATCGCGAACCTCTACAAGCAACAGGTGCGCCAGCTGGCCCGCCACGTCGGCGTGCCCGACGATCTGGCGGCCAAGGAGGCCAGCGCCGGCATGTGGGTCGACCAGACCGACGAGGGGGAACTCGGGATGAGCTACGACACGCTCGACTCGATCCTGGCGCTGCACGTCGACGGGCCGCTGTCGGTCTCGGCGACGGCCGACCAGGTCGGCGTCGACGCGGAGACGGTCGAGCGGGTGCGCGGACTGTACGAGGGGAGCGAACACAAGCGGGCGGCGCCGCCGGGGCCCGAGCCGCTGTACTGA